From Anas platyrhynchos isolate ZD024472 breed Pekin duck chromosome 16, IASCAAS_PekinDuck_T2T, whole genome shotgun sequence, a single genomic window includes:
- the FOXN4 gene encoding forkhead box protein N4 isoform X2, whose translation MIESDLPCIMSGGVRNAGQSLHPSQEYRLLASDPSQLSEDDLPSDLQSLSWLTSVDVPRLQQMASGRMDFSLGAQNALLQQTGPVASNMHSSGAPGAMIHVQASLPQGILGLNFISTHGANMSQYPVGGQPSPGLQTQQQLFPPPHSQQVFAMAQNTPQCNPAAIYNPPYGTQTHYSQPRLAPHSAQELHPKHYPKPIYSYSCLIAMALKNSKTGSLPVSEIYSFMKEHFPYFKTAPDGWKNSVRHNLSLNKCFEKVENKMSGTSRKGCLWALNPAKIDKMEEEMQKWKRKDLAAIHRSMANPEELDKLITDRPENCRRPGKQAEGEVSTLTHLAAAQGRISISQLQPQPIMTLSLQSIPLHHQIQTQARIAPDSPAPAQTPPLHALPDMSPSPLPHHPLGRPPPDFLTVSADMNTEVDALDPSIMDFALHGNIWEEMKDDSFSLDTLGAFSNSPLHLSDCDLGTPGLTPASSGSDHSFSDLQVTGLYTTYTALDNVAAAAQYMNPQGNKPIALL comes from the exons ATGATAGAGAGCGATCTCCCGTGCATCATGTCAGGAGGCGTTAGGAACGCAGGGCAGAGCCTCCACCCATCGCAGGAGTACAG GCTCTTAGCTTCTGACCCCTCCCAGCTGAGCGAAGATGACCTCCCCAGTGACTTGCAGTCCTTGTCGTGGCTGACATCTGTTGATGTTCCTCGTTTACAACAGATGGCCAGTGGAAGAATGGATTTTAGCCTTGGCGCTCAGAATGCATTGCTACAACAGACAG GTCCTGTGGCAAGCAATATGCACTCCTCAGGAGCACCTGGAGCAATGATTCATGTCCAGGCCAGCCTGCCACAGGGAATCCTGggtttgaattttatttcaacACATGGAGCAAAT ATGAGCCAGTACCCTGTAGGTGGGCAGCCATCTCCTGGTTTACAGACACAGCAACaactcttccctcctcctcatTCACAGCAAGTGTTTGCTATGGCCCAGAACACACCACAG TGCAACCCAGCAGCAATCTACAACCCGCCCTATGGGACCCAGACACATTATTCTCAGCCACGCCTGGCTCCTCACTCTGCCCAGGAACTGCATCCGAAACATTACCCCAAGCCCATCTATTCGTATAG TTGCTTGATTGCAATGGCTCTGAAGAACAGCAAAACCGGCAGTCTCCCTGTGAGCGAGATCTACAGCTTCATGAAGGAGCACTTCCCCTACTTCAAG ACAGCCCCCGATGGCTGGAAGAATTCCGTGCGCCACAACCTGTCCCTCAATAAGTGCTTTGAGAAGGTGGAGAACAAGATGAGCGGCACCTCTCGCAAAGGGTGCCTGTGGGCTCTCAACCCTGCCAAGATTGACAAGATGGAAGAGGAGATGCAGAAGTGGAAGCGGAAGGACTTAGCTGCCATTCACAGGAGCATGGCTAACCCAG AGGAGCTGGACAAGCTGATCACTGACAGACCGGAGAACTGCAGGCGGCCCGGCAAACAGGCGGAGGGTGAGGTCTCCACCCTGACCCAcctggcagcagcccagggcCGGATTTCCatctcccagctgcagccccagcccatcATGACGCTCTCGCTGCAGTCCATCCCCCTGCATCACCAGATCCAGACCCAGGCTCGCATCGCCCCGGACTCACCGGCACCTGCCCAAACGCCTCCTCTCCACGCTCTGCCTGACATGAGccccagcccccttccccaccacccCCTGGGCCGCCCACCTCCCGACTTCCTGACCGTGAGCGCGGACATGAACACAGAGGTGGATGCCCTGGACCCAAGCATTATGGATTTTGCGTTACACG GTAACATATGGGAGGAAATGAAAGACGACAGCTTCAGCCTTGACACCCTGGGTGCCTTCAGCAACTCCCCGCTGCACCTCTCAGACTGTGACCTAGGCACTCCTGGCCTCACCCCTGCGTCCAGCGGCAGCGACCACTCCTTCTCAGACTTGCAGGTCACGGGCCTTTACACCACCTACACGGCCCTGGACAACGTGGCGGCGGCAGCTCAGTACATGAACCCCCAAGGCAACAAGCCCATCGCTCTGCTCTAA
- the FOXN4 gene encoding forkhead box protein N4 isoform X1 encodes MIESDLPCIMSGGVRNAGQSLHPSQEYRLLASDPSQLSEDDLPSDLQSLSWLTSVDVPRLQQMASGRMDFSLGAQNALLQQTGPVASNMHSSGAPGAMIHVQASLPQGILGLNFISTHGANQMSQYPVGGQPSPGLQTQQQLFPPPHSQQVFAMAQNTPQCNPAAIYNPPYGTQTHYSQPRLAPHSAQELHPKHYPKPIYSYSCLIAMALKNSKTGSLPVSEIYSFMKEHFPYFKTAPDGWKNSVRHNLSLNKCFEKVENKMSGTSRKGCLWALNPAKIDKMEEEMQKWKRKDLAAIHRSMANPEELDKLITDRPENCRRPGKQAEGEVSTLTHLAAAQGRISISQLQPQPIMTLSLQSIPLHHQIQTQARIAPDSPAPAQTPPLHALPDMSPSPLPHHPLGRPPPDFLTVSADMNTEVDALDPSIMDFALHGNIWEEMKDDSFSLDTLGAFSNSPLHLSDCDLGTPGLTPASSGSDHSFSDLQVTGLYTTYTALDNVAAAAQYMNPQGNKPIALL; translated from the exons ATGATAGAGAGCGATCTCCCGTGCATCATGTCAGGAGGCGTTAGGAACGCAGGGCAGAGCCTCCACCCATCGCAGGAGTACAG GCTCTTAGCTTCTGACCCCTCCCAGCTGAGCGAAGATGACCTCCCCAGTGACTTGCAGTCCTTGTCGTGGCTGACATCTGTTGATGTTCCTCGTTTACAACAGATGGCCAGTGGAAGAATGGATTTTAGCCTTGGCGCTCAGAATGCATTGCTACAACAGACAG GTCCTGTGGCAAGCAATATGCACTCCTCAGGAGCACCTGGAGCAATGATTCATGTCCAGGCCAGCCTGCCACAGGGAATCCTGggtttgaattttatttcaacACATGGAGCAAAT CAGATGAGCCAGTACCCTGTAGGTGGGCAGCCATCTCCTGGTTTACAGACACAGCAACaactcttccctcctcctcatTCACAGCAAGTGTTTGCTATGGCCCAGAACACACCACAG TGCAACCCAGCAGCAATCTACAACCCGCCCTATGGGACCCAGACACATTATTCTCAGCCACGCCTGGCTCCTCACTCTGCCCAGGAACTGCATCCGAAACATTACCCCAAGCCCATCTATTCGTATAG TTGCTTGATTGCAATGGCTCTGAAGAACAGCAAAACCGGCAGTCTCCCTGTGAGCGAGATCTACAGCTTCATGAAGGAGCACTTCCCCTACTTCAAG ACAGCCCCCGATGGCTGGAAGAATTCCGTGCGCCACAACCTGTCCCTCAATAAGTGCTTTGAGAAGGTGGAGAACAAGATGAGCGGCACCTCTCGCAAAGGGTGCCTGTGGGCTCTCAACCCTGCCAAGATTGACAAGATGGAAGAGGAGATGCAGAAGTGGAAGCGGAAGGACTTAGCTGCCATTCACAGGAGCATGGCTAACCCAG AGGAGCTGGACAAGCTGATCACTGACAGACCGGAGAACTGCAGGCGGCCCGGCAAACAGGCGGAGGGTGAGGTCTCCACCCTGACCCAcctggcagcagcccagggcCGGATTTCCatctcccagctgcagccccagcccatcATGACGCTCTCGCTGCAGTCCATCCCCCTGCATCACCAGATCCAGACCCAGGCTCGCATCGCCCCGGACTCACCGGCACCTGCCCAAACGCCTCCTCTCCACGCTCTGCCTGACATGAGccccagcccccttccccaccacccCCTGGGCCGCCCACCTCCCGACTTCCTGACCGTGAGCGCGGACATGAACACAGAGGTGGATGCCCTGGACCCAAGCATTATGGATTTTGCGTTACACG GTAACATATGGGAGGAAATGAAAGACGACAGCTTCAGCCTTGACACCCTGGGTGCCTTCAGCAACTCCCCGCTGCACCTCTCAGACTGTGACCTAGGCACTCCTGGCCTCACCCCTGCGTCCAGCGGCAGCGACCACTCCTTCTCAGACTTGCAGGTCACGGGCCTTTACACCACCTACACGGCCCTGGACAACGTGGCGGCGGCAGCTCAGTACATGAACCCCCAAGGCAACAAGCCCATCGCTCTGCTCTAA